A stretch of the Sulfolobus acidocaldarius SUSAZ genome encodes the following:
- a CDS encoding MFS transporter — translation MQYKWIALSNTTIGVLMASINGSITIISLPAIFRGINVNPFDSFQFLLWILMGYNVVTATFLVSFGKLSDIYGRVRLYNLGFLIFTIGSILLSITPNQGSLGALELIIFRVIQGIGGAFLFSNSAAIITDAFPYNERGKALGINQIAFLGGSLIGLILGGVLSVINWRLVFLVSVPVGILGTIWSYTKLKEVSKPNRNESIDWVGNLSLAVGLISILVAVTYGLLPYGSSQLGWGNPYVITGLVVGFALIGAFIYVERKVQYPMFRLELFKIRMFAAGNFASLLRSIAYGGLTIMLVIFLQGIWLPIHGYSYEETPFWAGIYMIPLMVGFVSMGPISGWLSDKYGAKLLATLGMVIVGVGFLMLTTLPYNFSYPEFAAIIFFMGLGNGMFASPNTASIMNSVQPKYRGVASGMRATIQNIGQTVSITIFFTIVIIALSSSLPSALANAVSQAGAPQLSGYVQNIPVTGALFSAFLGYDPVKTILSSLPPQIYASIPPQAVAIMEQHAWFPTAIAPSFLSALREAFYISAILCFLAAIASVLRGKTTIAEIERDGGKVDK, via the coding sequence ATGCAGTATAAGTGGATAGCTCTAAGTAATACCACAATCGGAGTGTTAATGGCTTCCATAAACGGTAGTATAACCATAATTTCGTTACCGGCAATCTTCAGGGGTATCAACGTTAATCCCTTTGATTCCTTTCAGTTTCTCCTGTGGATATTGATGGGATATAACGTAGTCACAGCCACATTCCTCGTTTCCTTCGGAAAACTATCAGACATTTACGGAAGGGTGAGATTATACAACTTAGGTTTCCTAATATTTACCATAGGTTCAATACTCCTTTCAATTACACCAAATCAAGGAAGTTTGGGAGCACTAGAGCTTATAATTTTCAGAGTTATTCAAGGTATAGGTGGTGCCTTTCTATTCTCGAATAGTGCGGCAATAATAACTGATGCCTTTCCTTATAACGAAAGAGGTAAAGCGCTAGGTATTAACCAGATAGCGTTCTTAGGGGGGTCATTGATAGGCTTAATACTAGGAGGCGTACTTTCTGTAATTAACTGGAGATTAGTGTTTCTAGTCAGTGTGCCAGTGGGAATACTGGGAACAATATGGAGTTACACTAAGTTGAAGGAGGTATCAAAGCCTAATAGAAATGAAAGTATTGATTGGGTAGGTAACTTATCTCTAGCTGTAGGTTTAATATCTATACTAGTTGCAGTCACTTATGGTCTATTGCCATATGGTAGTTCTCAGCTAGGCTGGGGAAATCCATATGTGATTACAGGACTAGTCGTTGGATTTGCTCTGATTGGTGCGTTTATATATGTGGAAAGAAAGGTTCAATACCCAATGTTTAGGTTAGAATTGTTCAAAATTAGGATGTTTGCAGCTGGAAATTTCGCTAGCCTACTGAGATCAATAGCTTATGGTGGTCTAACAATTATGTTAGTTATATTTCTCCAAGGGATATGGTTGCCTATACACGGTTATAGTTATGAGGAGACACCCTTCTGGGCTGGAATATATATGATACCACTAATGGTAGGGTTCGTATCAATGGGACCAATAAGTGGTTGGTTGTCTGATAAATACGGTGCGAAACTGTTAGCTACACTTGGGATGGTGATTGTAGGTGTAGGGTTCCTAATGTTAACCACTCTTCCATATAACTTCAGTTATCCTGAGTTCGCTGCAATCATATTCTTCATGGGCTTAGGAAACGGAATGTTTGCCTCTCCAAACACAGCATCTATAATGAACAGTGTACAACCTAAATATAGGGGCGTAGCATCAGGAATGAGGGCAACGATTCAGAATATAGGGCAGACTGTAAGCATAACCATATTCTTCACAATAGTTATAATAGCATTGAGCTCAAGCTTACCATCAGCCTTAGCTAATGCTGTATCTCAAGCAGGAGCACCTCAATTATCTGGTTACGTGCAAAATATACCTGTTACAGGTGCATTATTTTCAGCGTTTCTGGGATATGATCCCGTTAAAACTATATTATCCTCTTTACCTCCCCAGATCTATGCAAGTATACCCCCTCAGGCTGTAGCCATAATGGAACAGCATGCATGGTTCCCAACAGCAATA
- a CDS encoding MFS transporter, with amino-acid sequence MEKIVKSVDASKWTTVHTLMFASVAVGYFMWGVISSIAPLLYPNINSVLFLLTPTLAALAGNLILSFFSDRKLGRKVTFFITMTLYSVGTILIILASVLSGFNTTSLAQFPYILLIVIGIILGEFGVEGEVPVMLSYSAEMMPINYRDSILILGPNFDNIGATVAALIGYLTFSLSNSFMIELLAVSLVAVLGIVFAIVIRFLLPESVRWLVTKGDLGKAEKEASKVAKETRELDIQVQVKDNTNLTFRYIILVVLGVAQYLTYGLMAFTVADYYFSSSQTPFIIFIANLGASVSGFLATLVVRRINTRMFSMISYLGGTLSMIPIVLLTMNFNIQIFFVLLFVNMLFSEFSWAVRTVYEPVLMPSNVRAFMIGLIRIFPITAYGISLVVTSSFSLVDYLILNFALWLMGGIVSVIWYIKGVDTYRVPLEKLEKK; translated from the coding sequence ATGGAAAAAATAGTAAAATCAGTTGATGCCTCGAAGTGGACTACCGTTCACACTCTAATGTTTGCGTCAGTTGCCGTAGGTTATTTCATGTGGGGTGTTATATCCTCTATAGCCCCGTTACTTTATCCCAATATAAACAGCGTTCTGTTTTTACTCACACCCACTCTTGCGGCTTTGGCAGGAAACCTAATCCTATCCTTCTTCTCAGACAGAAAGTTAGGGAGGAAAGTAACATTCTTCATAACTATGACTCTTTACTCAGTAGGGACAATTTTAATTATTCTTGCTTCTGTACTGTCTGGATTTAACACAACTAGTTTAGCGCAATTTCCATATATTCTACTGATCGTGATAGGCATAATACTTGGTGAATTTGGGGTCGAAGGCGAGGTTCCTGTTATGTTGTCATATAGTGCAGAGATGATGCCCATAAATTATAGAGACAGTATCTTAATATTAGGACCAAATTTCGACAACATCGGGGCTACTGTAGCTGCTCTTATAGGTTACTTGACATTCAGCCTTTCTAACTCATTTATGATTGAGCTCCTCGCTGTATCCTTAGTTGCTGTCTTAGGTATTGTGTTTGCTATTGTAATAAGGTTTCTCTTACCTGAGTCAGTTAGGTGGCTTGTAACTAAAGGGGATTTGGGTAAAGCTGAGAAAGAGGCTAGTAAGGTAGCTAAAGAAACTAGGGAATTAGATATTCAAGTTCAGGTTAAGGATAACACCAACTTGACCTTCAGGTACATAATTTTGGTTGTCTTAGGTGTAGCACAATATCTCACTTACGGTCTAATGGCGTTTACTGTTGCTGATTATTACTTCTCGAGTTCACAAACACCTTTCATAATATTCATAGCTAATTTAGGCGCATCAGTCTCAGGCTTCTTAGCAACTCTGGTTGTGAGGAGGATTAACACAAGAATGTTCTCCATGATATCCTATCTGGGCGGTACATTGAGTATGATACCAATAGTATTACTTACCATGAACTTTAACATTCAAATTTTCTTTGTTCTTCTGTTTGTAAATATGTTGTTTAGTGAGTTCAGTTGGGCAGTGAGAACTGTATATGAGCCTGTATTAATGCCCAGTAATGTGAGGGCATTCATGATAGGACTCATAAGGATATTTCCAATTACCGCCTATGGGATTTCTCTCGTTGTTACATCATCATTTTCACTCGTAGATTATCTGATCCTCAATTTCGCTCTCTGGCTTATGGGTGGTATAGTTAGTGTAATCTGGTATATTAAAGGAGTAGACACTTACAGGGTTCCACTGGAAAAACTAGAGAAAAAATGA